A window of the Synechococcus sp. LTW-R genome harbors these coding sequences:
- the lgt gene encoding prolipoprotein diacylglyceryl transferase: MSLAVFTSPGPLLFQLGPFSLRWYGLLIAIAVLCGLALATRLGKERGIDSTLIADLLPLLVLAAVVGARIYYVSFEWRQYRFNWLDALAIWRGGIAIHGALIGGTLAVILYSRWRKIAFWNLLDVLLPSVALGQAIGRWGNFFNSEAFGLPTDLPWKLTIPFSNRPVEFLDQSTFHPTFLYESIWNLGVLLLLLWLFRRGIEGQIKLPAGALSCVYLMSYSCGRLWIEGLRIDPLCLMGTPPYCAGGLRMAQVISLALIALGGLGLYWLYGRKRALPDPSGVTP, translated from the coding sequence ATGTCCCTCGCTGTATTCACCTCTCCGGGCCCCCTGCTGTTTCAGCTGGGGCCTTTTTCTTTGCGTTGGTATGGACTGCTAATCGCCATTGCGGTGCTCTGCGGTCTCGCCCTGGCCACCCGGCTTGGCAAAGAACGGGGGATCGATTCAACGCTCATTGCCGATCTCCTGCCGCTGCTGGTGCTGGCGGCCGTGGTCGGTGCGCGGATCTACTACGTCAGCTTTGAGTGGCGTCAGTACCGCTTCAATTGGCTGGATGCCCTGGCGATTTGGCGTGGTGGCATCGCCATCCACGGAGCCCTGATCGGAGGAACCTTGGCTGTGATCCTTTACAGCCGTTGGCGCAAGATCGCCTTCTGGAATCTCCTGGATGTCCTCTTGCCCTCCGTCGCCCTGGGACAGGCGATCGGCCGCTGGGGGAACTTCTTTAATTCCGAGGCGTTTGGCCTTCCGACCGACCTGCCCTGGAAATTGACCATCCCGTTTTCGAACAGGCCGGTTGAATTCCTCGATCAATCCACCTTCCACCCCACGTTCCTCTACGAGTCGATCTGGAACCTGGGGGTGCTGCTGCTGTTGCTCTGGCTGTTTCGCAGGGGGATCGAGGGGCAAATCAAGCTTCCTGCAGGGGCCCTGAGCTGCGTTTACCTAATGAGCTACAGCTGCGGACGGCTCTGGATTGAAGGGCTGCGGATCGATCCGCTCTGCCTGATGGGGACACCGCCCTACTGCGCCGGAGGCCTGCGGATGGCGCAGGTCATCAGCCTGGCCCTGATCGCCCTCGGCGGTTTGGGGCTGTACTGGCTCTACGGCCGCAAGCGTGCCCTTCCCGATCCCAGCGGAGTGACCCCATGA
- a CDS encoding TrkA family potassium uptake protein, protein MRPMRQRPRSLPRRRGLLSPIRALVAQRPWAGPILALAAVVNAGAVGYRLVEGWDWGDCYWMVLITLSTLGFSDEHTQLIHTGGRIVTALLLVGGLVVVQQTIQKLLELTNSGYFRRIRQRRYRQQLQRSMNQHVILCGYGRMGREIAEQLNGENIQLLVVENDSDRIEEAQQRGLTVLQGDATLDETLEEAGIHRCRALVAALPSNAANLYVILSARGLAPRARLIARSDSEEAEGKLRLAGADQVVSPYVAGGRAMAATALRPLAVTFMDLLAGSDCEVDEFLLSEHPEDLGELNGASLSELQLGRRSGSLVLAIRNPAASQLSTGAPEPLIANPGGDVRLGPGQLLVVMGSKRQLQRFGELLGPALAEVKNMPA, encoded by the coding sequence ATGAGACCGATGCGGCAGCGACCCCGTTCACTGCCGCGTCGACGCGGCCTGCTCAGCCCGATTCGCGCGTTGGTGGCCCAGCGCCCTTGGGCGGGTCCCATCCTGGCCCTCGCCGCCGTGGTCAATGCCGGTGCGGTTGGTTACCGGCTAGTTGAGGGCTGGGACTGGGGGGATTGCTACTGGATGGTGCTGATCACCCTCAGCACGCTTGGCTTTAGCGATGAGCACACCCAGCTGATCCACACCGGCGGCCGAATCGTGACCGCGCTGCTCCTGGTGGGCGGCCTCGTGGTGGTCCAGCAAACCATCCAAAAACTGCTGGAGTTGACGAACTCAGGCTACTTTCGCCGCATCCGCCAGCGGCGCTACCGCCAACAGCTGCAGCGATCGATGAATCAGCACGTCATCCTCTGCGGCTACGGCCGGATGGGCCGCGAAATCGCAGAGCAACTCAACGGAGAGAACATCCAGCTCTTGGTCGTTGAAAACGACAGCGATCGCATCGAAGAGGCCCAACAGCGCGGCCTGACGGTGCTCCAGGGGGACGCGACCCTGGACGAAACCCTGGAGGAAGCCGGCATCCACCGCTGCCGGGCGCTGGTGGCCGCGCTGCCCAGCAATGCCGCGAATCTGTACGTGATCCTCAGTGCCAGGGGACTGGCGCCGAGGGCACGGCTGATCGCCCGCTCCGACAGTGAAGAAGCGGAAGGAAAACTGCGCCTGGCCGGGGCCGACCAGGTGGTGAGTCCCTATGTCGCCGGCGGCCGGGCCATGGCCGCCACCGCCCTGAGACCGCTGGCGGTGACCTTCATGGACCTCTTGGCCGGTAGCGATTGCGAGGTGGATGAATTTCTACTCAGCGAGCATCCCGAAGACCTCGGCGAGCTCAACGGCGCCAGCCTCTCGGAACTGCAATTGGGCCGCCGCAGTGGCTCCCTGGTGCTCGCGATCCGCAACCCCGCCGCCAGCCAACTGAGCACGGGTGCCCCAGAACCCCTGATCGCCAACCCCGGCGGCGATGTCCGTCTCGGCCCCGGCCAATTGCTGGTGGTGATGGGCAGTAAGCGCCAATTGCAGCGCTTTGGTGAACTCCTCGGTCCGGCCCTGGCCGAGGTCAAAAACATGCCCGCCTAG
- a CDS encoding glycosyltransferase family 9 protein, which translates to MRVLFLVPGGVSDQLQAIPAAAQVAQELKAQIQVACSPAAAAAWSLLPAVEKVIPFAFDDGPSLADWANLLGNVREPDFQACVNLASGRQVDLMLSMSHIPTRVAASGFSATATVTPGTGWGAQALAPYLRQLGINLDASQFRLSLPKGALEQAAAAMPSGQGPALLLAPSGDRQDWPTEHWSALPDAIRGKLPDLRVIKAGGANLLQRAAQLASCDVVLSSDPITSQLALLSSMPLVALGQDPAALPERAGVQAVGQAGALHNLSTAEVLQALGLG; encoded by the coding sequence ATGCGAGTCCTCTTTTTGGTGCCGGGTGGGGTCAGTGATCAGCTGCAGGCCATTCCGGCGGCAGCCCAGGTCGCGCAAGAGCTGAAGGCCCAAATCCAGGTGGCCTGCTCCCCGGCCGCCGCCGCCGCTTGGTCCCTGCTCCCGGCCGTGGAGAAGGTGATTCCCTTCGCCTTTGACGACGGGCCGAGCCTGGCGGATTGGGCCAACCTGCTGGGGAACGTGCGCGAGCCCGACTTCCAAGCCTGCGTCAACCTCGCCAGCGGACGGCAGGTCGACCTGATGCTCTCGATGAGCCACATCCCCACTCGTGTGGCCGCCTCGGGCTTCTCCGCCACCGCGACCGTGACTCCGGGGACGGGGTGGGGAGCCCAAGCGCTCGCCCCCTACCTGCGTCAGCTGGGGATCAACCTGGACGCAAGCCAATTCCGCCTGTCCTTGCCCAAAGGTGCCCTGGAGCAAGCGGCCGCCGCGATGCCCAGCGGCCAAGGCCCCGCACTCCTGCTCGCCCCCTCCGGAGACCGTCAGGACTGGCCCACCGAACACTGGTCTGCTCTCCCCGACGCCATCCGCGGCAAATTGCCCGATCTGCGGGTGATCAAGGCCGGTGGAGCCAACCTGCTGCAACGGGCTGCCCAACTCGCGAGCTGTGATGTGGTGCTCAGCAGTGATCCCATCACCAGCCAACTGGCCCTACTGAGCAGCATGCCCCTGGTGGCCCTCGGCCAGGACCCGGCCGCCCTGCCGGAGCGTGCCGGGGTGCAAGCGGTGGGCCAAGCCGGAGCCCTGCACAACCTCAGCACCGCCGAGGTCTTGCAAGCCCTCGGCTTGGGATGA
- the petA gene encoding cytochrome f: MRRSLSLLLSSVLVLGALFFAPQASWAYPFWAQQQYDYPREATGKLACANCHLAKKPTQVELPQAVFPDEVFKVEVEIPYDTSVQQVAGDGSATGLNVGAVVMLPDGFKLAPADRLTDELKEETEGVYVTTWDEENPNILLVGPLPGDDHQKIVFPILSPDPAADSNIHFGKFQLHVGGNRGRGQVYPTGEKSNNGVFNASAAGTVEAINAGDAGASVVVIKTADGNSVSDTIPAGPTVTAKVGDVVAAGAALTNDPNVGGFGQLDAEVVLQNPVRIYGLLAFFAAVALAQIMLVLKKKQIEKVQAAEGV, encoded by the coding sequence ATGCGTCGCTCCCTCTCCCTGCTGCTGAGTTCGGTTCTGGTTCTCGGCGCCCTCTTCTTTGCTCCTCAAGCCAGCTGGGCCTATCCCTTCTGGGCTCAACAGCAATACGACTATCCGCGGGAAGCCACCGGCAAACTGGCCTGCGCCAACTGCCACCTGGCGAAAAAGCCCACCCAAGTGGAACTGCCTCAAGCGGTTTTCCCCGATGAGGTGTTCAAGGTTGAAGTCGAAATTCCCTACGACACAAGCGTTCAGCAGGTCGCTGGCGACGGCTCTGCCACCGGCCTGAACGTCGGTGCCGTTGTGATGCTTCCCGACGGTTTCAAACTCGCTCCTGCTGATCGTCTGACTGACGAACTCAAGGAAGAAACCGAGGGTGTCTACGTCACCACCTGGGACGAAGAGAACCCCAACATCCTTCTCGTCGGCCCTCTTCCCGGCGACGATCACCAGAAGATCGTCTTCCCGATCCTCTCGCCCGATCCCGCAGCCGACAGCAACATCCATTTCGGCAAGTTCCAGCTCCACGTGGGCGGCAACCGCGGCCGCGGCCAGGTCTATCCCACTGGTGAGAAGAGCAACAACGGCGTGTTCAACGCCTCCGCCGCTGGCACCGTTGAAGCCATCAACGCTGGCGATGCGGGCGCTTCCGTTGTGGTCATCAAGACCGCCGACGGCAACAGCGTCAGTGACACCATCCCCGCTGGCCCCACCGTCACCGCCAAGGTGGGTGATGTCGTGGCCGCCGGTGCTGCCCTGACCAACGACCCCAACGTGGGTGGTTTCGGTCAACTGGACGCTGAAGTTGTTCTCCAAAACCCTGTCCGCATCTACGGCCTGCTGGCCTTCTTCGCCGCAGTGGCTCTGGCCCAGATCATGCTTGTTCTGAAGAAGAAGCAGATTGAAAAGGTGCAGGCCGCCGAAGGCGTTTGA
- the petC gene encoding cytochrome b6-f complex iron-sulfur subunit: MTQIPASASNSDVPGMGRRQFMNLLTFGSVTGVALGALYPVANYFIPPKAAGSGGGTAAKDELGNAVTASGWLSTHREGDRNLVQGLKGDPTYLVVEGSDAIGSYGINAICTHLGCVVPWNAAADKFMCPCHGSQYDATGKVVRGPAPLSLALAHVSVENDNVFLSQWTETDFRTGEKPWWV; encoded by the coding sequence ATGACCCAAATTCCAGCGAGCGCCTCGAACAGTGATGTCCCTGGAATGGGTCGCCGGCAGTTCATGAATCTGCTGACCTTCGGTTCTGTGACCGGAGTTGCACTGGGCGCCCTTTATCCGGTTGCCAACTACTTCATCCCCCCCAAGGCCGCTGGCTCCGGCGGTGGTACTGCTGCCAAGGATGAGCTGGGCAACGCAGTGACCGCCAGCGGTTGGCTGAGCACCCACCGTGAGGGTGATCGCAACCTGGTCCAAGGCCTGAAGGGCGATCCCACCTACCTGGTGGTCGAAGGCAGCGATGCCATCGGCAGCTACGGCATCAATGCCATCTGCACGCACCTCGGTTGCGTCGTGCCCTGGAACGCTGCTGCGGACAAGTTTATGTGCCCTTGCCACGGCTCGCAGTACGACGCCACCGGCAAGGTTGTCCGCGGCCCTGCACCCCTCTCCCTGGCCCTGGCTCACGTCTCCGTCGAGAACGACAACGTGTTCCTGAGCCAGTGGACCGAAACTGATTTCCGCACCGGCGAGAAGCCCTGGTGGGTTTGA
- the tatC gene encoding twin-arginine translocase subunit TatC codes for MSDQPQSQGDRSGSDGAPSSAGLAPPPPIQVPAAAPETAAVEANEEFPSEVEMTLVGHLEELRSRVLRSLLAVVVGAAACLLFVRPLVRLLEVPAKGIHFLQLAPGEFLLVSLKVAGYAGLTLALPYVLYEGLAFVLPGLTRREQKLVAPAVAGSALLFLAGLAFAWWALVPAALNFLVSYGADVVEPLWSIERYLDFVLLLMVATALAFQLPVLQMLLAALGLVRSEAMLGAWRFVVMASALAGAVLTPSTDPITMLLLSGAITALYLVGVGLARVVQRPA; via the coding sequence ATGAGCGATCAACCCCAGTCCCAAGGCGATCGCTCGGGTTCGGACGGCGCACCGAGCAGCGCTGGATTAGCGCCGCCGCCGCCCATCCAAGTTCCTGCGGCAGCGCCCGAGACGGCAGCCGTCGAAGCCAACGAGGAGTTTCCCTCCGAGGTGGAAATGACCCTGGTAGGCCACCTCGAGGAGCTGCGCAGCCGCGTTCTGCGCAGCCTGCTGGCGGTGGTGGTCGGCGCCGCCGCCTGCCTGCTGTTCGTACGGCCGTTGGTGCGCCTGCTAGAGGTGCCGGCCAAGGGCATTCATTTTCTGCAGCTCGCTCCGGGGGAATTCCTGCTGGTGTCCCTCAAGGTGGCGGGGTACGCCGGACTCACCCTGGCCCTTCCCTATGTCCTCTATGAGGGCCTGGCCTTTGTGCTCCCTGGCCTGACCCGCAGGGAACAAAAGCTGGTGGCACCGGCCGTCGCCGGCTCAGCGCTGCTGTTTCTGGCCGGCCTGGCCTTTGCCTGGTGGGCCTTGGTGCCCGCCGCCTTGAACTTCCTCGTGAGCTACGGCGCCGATGTGGTGGAGCCGCTCTGGTCCATCGAGCGCTATTTGGACTTTGTCCTCTTGCTGATGGTGGCAACGGCGTTGGCCTTCCAGCTCCCCGTCCTGCAAATGCTGCTGGCGGCCCTGGGGCTGGTGCGCTCCGAGGCCATGCTCGGGGCCTGGCGATTTGTGGTGATGGCCTCGGCCCTGGCTGGGGCGGTGCTGACCCCTTCGACCGACCCCATCACGATGCTGCTGCTCAGCGGGGCCATCACGGCCCTCTACCTCGTGGGGGTGGGTCTGGCTCGGGTGGTCCAACGCCCCGCCTGA
- a CDS encoding LD-carboxypeptidase, with amino-acid sequence MSERPWPRPLQAGDRVQLAAASSALQGEAISRLEAGIRVLQRWGLEVENHPNLERHWGYYAGTDAERRADLLPKTPLVACVRGGWGSARLLEQPLMDAFLGAPAHWLLGFSDVTSLLWARQAAGLPGGIHGPILTSLAAEPAWSQERLRALLFGEPLPSLVGTPWQMGQAEGPCLVGNLTVATHLLGTPHLPDLRGVILLLEDVGEAPYRIDRMLSHWRLSGALQQVAGIGFGSFSDCESDEEDARDPERSFALEAVLQERCGDLGIPLVAGLPFGHQCGNAALPIGRRGRLDGERGELTLL; translated from the coding sequence ATGAGTGAGCGCCCCTGGCCCAGACCACTGCAAGCCGGCGATCGCGTCCAACTCGCCGCGGCCAGTTCCGCCCTCCAAGGCGAGGCCATCAGCCGCCTGGAAGCAGGAATCCGTGTGCTCCAGCGCTGGGGCCTGGAGGTCGAGAACCATCCCAACCTTGAGCGTCATTGGGGGTACTACGCCGGCACCGACGCCGAACGCCGGGCCGACCTGCTGCCCAAGACTCCGCTGGTGGCCTGCGTCCGCGGTGGCTGGGGCTCGGCCCGGCTGCTGGAGCAGCCCCTGATGGATGCGTTCCTGGGGGCACCCGCCCACTGGCTGCTGGGTTTCTCCGATGTCACCTCCCTGCTCTGGGCCCGGCAGGCGGCAGGCCTACCCGGGGGCATCCACGGACCGATTCTCACCAGCCTGGCGGCAGAGCCCGCATGGAGCCAAGAGCGCCTGCGGGCTCTGCTGTTTGGGGAGCCACTCCCCTCTCTTGTGGGAACGCCCTGGCAGATGGGTCAAGCGGAAGGGCCCTGCCTGGTGGGCAATCTCACCGTCGCCACCCATCTGCTGGGCACCCCCCATCTACCAGACCTGCGCGGCGTGATCCTGCTGCTCGAAGACGTCGGTGAGGCGCCCTACCGGATCGATCGCATGCTCTCCCACTGGCGACTCAGTGGCGCCCTGCAGCAGGTGGCCGGGATTGGCTTTGGCAGCTTCAGCGACTGCGAATCCGATGAGGAGGACGCCCGTGATCCCGAGCGCTCCTTTGCCCTTGAGGCGGTCCTCCAGGAGCGCTGCGGCGACTTGGGGATCCCCTTGGTTGCGGGCTTGCCCTTTGGACACCAGTGCGGCAACGCGGCACTCCCCATCGGTCGGCGGGGCCGCCTGGACGGGGAGCGCGGTGAGCTGACCCTGCTTTAG
- the ispD gene encoding 2-C-methyl-D-erythritol 4-phosphate cytidylyltransferase, translating to MHLLIACAGSGRRMGAERNKLLLEVSGRPVLAWTLDAALASSSIRWIGVVGQELDRPDIEALVKAANPDRPVQWIQGGDTRQDSVCNGLAALPPEARSVLIHDGARCLVDPALMDRCSAAVDAGAAVIAAAPVTDTIKRVDAEGVIQDTPDRSVLWGAQTPQGFPVEQLRQAHAQARQEGWSVTDDASLFERLGWPVRVMESSPSNIKITTPFDLTIAEAVLSAR from the coding sequence ATGCATCTGCTGATTGCCTGTGCTGGTAGCGGTCGGCGGATGGGTGCGGAGCGCAACAAGCTCTTGCTCGAGGTCAGTGGACGTCCCGTGCTGGCTTGGACCTTGGACGCGGCCCTGGCGTCGAGCAGCATTCGCTGGATTGGGGTGGTGGGGCAAGAGCTGGACCGTCCTGACATCGAGGCCCTTGTGAAGGCGGCTAATCCCGACCGGCCCGTGCAGTGGATCCAAGGGGGGGACACCCGTCAAGACTCGGTCTGCAACGGCCTGGCGGCCCTTCCGCCGGAGGCGCGCTCGGTCTTGATCCACGACGGGGCGCGCTGCTTGGTGGATCCGGCCCTGATGGATCGGTGTTCCGCCGCGGTGGATGCCGGGGCGGCCGTGATCGCGGCGGCACCGGTCACGGACACGATCAAGCGGGTCGACGCCGAGGGCGTGATTCAGGACACCCCGGATCGCTCTGTCCTCTGGGGCGCCCAAACCCCCCAGGGTTTCCCGGTCGAGCAGTTGCGTCAGGCCCATGCCCAAGCCCGTCAGGAGGGTTGGAGCGTCACCGATGACGCTTCCCTGTTTGAGCGCCTGGGTTGGCCTGTGCGGGTGATGGAGTCTTCCCCCTCGAACATCAAGATCACCACGCCCTTTGATCTGACGATCGCTGAGGCGGTTCTCTCCGCCCGCTAA
- a CDS encoding Ppx/GppA phosphatase family protein, with the protein MSELRRGAPRQVAGIDIGTNSIHLLIASVDPELRSFSVVLTEKSTTRLGERDPVSGDLSPEAIERAFTTLRHCRELAASHGVAPGDVVTAATSAVREAPNGREFLQSIQEQLGLAVDLVSGPEEARLIYLGVLSGMSFGDQPHVIIDIGGGSTELVLADGSDSHALTSTRIGAVRLQRDFVQDDPIPAKRVTFLRAFIQGALEPAVLKLRQGLKRLGKQPVLVATSGTAMAIAAMAAADEARPPLRMQGYRVSRHKLDEIVDRLLAMTPAERKAHPALNERRAEIIVPGALILQTAMGMIGAEELVISERALREGLIVDWMLRNDLIVDRFAFQSSIRQRTVLHQAQRYGVDVPRAERVAALALRLYDQSQGLLHQDDGQGRQLLWAAAMLHSCGQHINVGAYHKHTWYLVRHGDLLGYSDSEHLMVAAIARYHRRSLPKKRHESWQLIEGRDQRRTVSSMALLLRLAVAMDRRPQKVIADCVLKAHGENGIAIQLMPLTAEVDLNLERWSLQSCQHYVEEAVGLSLSVS; encoded by the coding sequence GTGAGTGAGCTCCGCAGAGGTGCCCCACGTCAGGTCGCCGGCATCGACATCGGCACCAACTCGATCCACCTGCTGATCGCCAGCGTCGATCCCGAGCTGCGCAGCTTCTCGGTGGTGCTCACTGAAAAATCAACCACCCGATTGGGGGAGCGCGATCCGGTCAGCGGAGATCTCTCCCCGGAAGCGATTGAGCGAGCTTTCACGACCCTGCGCCATTGCCGTGAGTTGGCGGCCAGCCATGGTGTGGCCCCTGGTGATGTCGTCACGGCCGCCACCAGCGCGGTTCGTGAAGCCCCCAATGGCCGGGAGTTTCTGCAATCGATTCAGGAACAACTGGGCTTGGCGGTCGATCTCGTCAGCGGCCCGGAAGAAGCGCGATTGATCTACCTGGGCGTCCTCTCCGGGATGTCCTTTGGGGACCAGCCCCACGTGATCATCGACATCGGCGGGGGCTCCACCGAGTTGGTGCTGGCGGACGGCTCCGACTCCCACGCCTTGACCAGCACCCGCATTGGTGCGGTCCGCCTGCAGCGGGACTTCGTCCAGGACGATCCGATCCCGGCCAAGCGCGTCACCTTCCTGCGGGCCTTCATCCAGGGGGCGCTCGAGCCCGCTGTGCTGAAACTGCGGCAAGGACTCAAGCGCCTGGGCAAGCAGCCGGTTTTGGTGGCCACCAGTGGAACGGCGATGGCCATTGCCGCGATGGCTGCCGCGGACGAGGCCCGTCCGCCCCTGCGGATGCAGGGCTACCGGGTCTCGCGGCACAAACTGGATGAGATTGTCGATCGCCTCTTGGCGATGACGCCTGCGGAGCGCAAGGCCCACCCTGCCTTGAATGAACGCCGCGCCGAGATCATCGTGCCCGGTGCGCTGATCCTGCAGACGGCGATGGGGATGATCGGCGCCGAGGAGTTGGTGATCAGTGAACGGGCGCTGCGTGAGGGGCTGATTGTCGATTGGATGCTGCGCAACGATTTGATCGTTGATCGCTTCGCCTTTCAAAGCAGCATTCGTCAGCGCACGGTTCTGCACCAAGCCCAGCGCTATGGGGTGGACGTCCCCCGGGCTGAACGGGTGGCGGCTCTGGCGCTGCGTCTCTACGACCAAAGCCAGGGCCTCCTGCACCAGGACGATGGTCAGGGTCGTCAGTTGCTCTGGGCCGCGGCGATGCTGCACAGCTGCGGCCAGCACATCAATGTCGGTGCGTATCACAAACACACCTGGTATCTCGTCCGCCACGGCGATCTGCTGGGCTACTCCGACAGCGAGCATTTGATGGTGGCGGCGATTGCCCGTTACCACCGCCGTTCCCTTCCGAAAAAGCGTCACGAGTCCTGGCAGCTGATCGAAGGACGGGATCAGCGCCGCACCGTCTCATCGATGGCGTTGCTGCTGCGCTTGGCCGTGGCGATGGACCGTCGTCCCCAGAAGGTGATTGCCGATTGTGTGCTCAAGGCCCATGGCGAGAACGGCATTGCGATTCAACTGATGCCCCTCACCGCTGAGGTGGACCTCAACTTGGAGCGTTGGAGCCTGCAGTCCTGCCAGCACTACGTGGAGGAAGCGGTTGGGCTGAGCTTGAGCGTCAGCTGA
- a CDS encoding 4-hydroxybenzoate polyprenyltransferase: MAADSKGLGLLLRAWLGLLRWDKPSGRLILLIPAGWSLWLQGETPPSLPLVAAIVIGGLAVSGAGCVANDLWDRRIDPQVERTRQRPLASGQIGVPGAVVLLLICLVAALAVVLWGLPEAHLTLCLQLAIAALPPVLLYPSAKRWFAYPQAVLALCWGFAVLIPWAAARGSLDGGWPLLCLWLATVLWTFGFDTVYAMSDRDDDREVGVRSSALSLGDRAPLAVALCYGSAGGLLAIASALQGVAPWFWLLWLVVVAGQLKEALALQRPQLPRSAYGQHFKHQVLLGALLLLGLVAGRIWA, translated from the coding sequence GTGGCTGCCGACAGCAAGGGCCTGGGATTGCTGCTCCGGGCTTGGCTGGGTCTGCTGCGCTGGGACAAACCCAGCGGTCGCTTGATCCTTCTGATTCCTGCGGGATGGAGCCTCTGGCTCCAGGGCGAGACCCCCCCCAGCCTTCCGCTGGTGGCAGCGATTGTGATCGGAGGCCTCGCCGTCAGCGGAGCCGGTTGTGTCGCCAATGACCTCTGGGATCGACGCATTGATCCCCAGGTGGAGCGGACCCGTCAACGCCCCCTCGCCAGTGGTCAGATCGGTGTCCCGGGAGCCGTCGTCCTGCTGCTGATCTGCCTGGTCGCCGCCCTGGCTGTCGTGCTGTGGGGTCTACCTGAAGCCCACTTGACCCTCTGCCTCCAGCTGGCGATCGCTGCCCTGCCTCCGGTGCTGCTTTACCCATCGGCGAAGCGCTGGTTTGCCTACCCCCAGGCAGTCCTGGCCCTGTGTTGGGGCTTTGCGGTCTTGATCCCCTGGGCCGCCGCCCGCGGCAGCCTGGACGGTGGCTGGCCCCTGCTCTGCCTTTGGCTCGCAACGGTGCTCTGGACCTTCGGTTTTGACACGGTTTACGCCATGTCCGACCGCGACGACGACCGCGAGGTCGGGGTGCGCAGCAGCGCCCTCAGCCTGGGGGACCGTGCCCCCTTAGCGGTGGCCCTTTGCTACGGCAGCGCGGGCGGCCTGTTGGCGATCGCCTCCGCTCTGCAGGGCGTTGCCCCCTGGTTCTGGCTGCTCTGGCTGGTGGTGGTCGCTGGACAACTCAAGGAAGCCCTGGCCCTGCAACGGCCGCAGCTGCCGCGCTCGGCCTACGGCCAACACTTCAAACATCAGGTGCTGCTTGGGGCGCTTCTGCTGCTCGGCTTGGTGGCTGGACGGATCTGGGCATGA
- a CDS encoding DUF3067 family protein: MLLRGSLDCLPVTESPAAPLASAEILETLRARWQASYDLQLTSRRGRLYLQVMWAYLEQQSFPLDAEQYAAKLDELVATLNGLGVAGQVREWLTTTTDKPRLGKAMTLPLELPEGRASEFLL; this comes from the coding sequence ATGCTGTTGCGCGGTTCGTTGGATTGCCTTCCCGTGACTGAGTCACCTGCCGCTCCCCTGGCGAGCGCGGAGATCCTTGAAACCCTGCGGGCTCGCTGGCAGGCCTCCTACGACCTGCAGCTGACGTCCCGTCGAGGACGCCTCTATCTCCAGGTGATGTGGGCCTACCTGGAGCAGCAATCCTTTCCCCTGGATGCCGAGCAGTACGCCGCCAAATTGGACGAGCTCGTCGCCACCTTGAACGGCTTAGGGGTGGCCGGACAGGTGCGTGAATGGCTGACCACCACGACGGATAAACCCCGTCTGGGGAAGGCCATGACCCTGCCCCTGGAGCTGCCGGAGGGTCGCGCGAGCGAATTTCTGCTCTAG
- the cobM gene encoding precorrin-4 C(11)-methyltransferase, which produces MSAATGKVWIVGAGPGAPDLLTLRAARAIEQAEVLIWTDSLVNPQLAAMAPESCERIRTSTLTLEEVMGLMLDRVKEGKRVVRLHDGDTCLYSALNEQLCRLLDAEVDVEVVPGLSAYQATAARLKSELTIPGLVQTIVIGRAGGRTGVPESEALERLASLKASLCLYLSARHVEEVQRELLLHYPPETPVAIGYRVSWPDEWINVVPLKDIDRVSRERELIRTTLYVVSPALAAPGEARSKLYSASHNHLFRGGAE; this is translated from the coding sequence ATGAGCGCCGCGACGGGCAAAGTTTGGATCGTGGGTGCCGGCCCTGGTGCCCCTGATTTGTTGACCCTGCGGGCAGCACGAGCGATTGAGCAGGCCGAGGTCTTGATCTGGACCGATTCCCTGGTCAACCCGCAGCTGGCCGCCATGGCGCCGGAGAGCTGCGAACGCATTCGCACCAGCACCCTGACCTTGGAAGAGGTGATGGGATTGATGCTGGATCGGGTCAAGGAAGGCAAACGGGTGGTCCGCCTGCACGACGGCGACACCTGCCTCTACAGCGCCCTCAACGAGCAGCTGTGCCGCCTGCTGGATGCCGAGGTGGACGTGGAAGTCGTCCCCGGGCTGAGCGCTTATCAGGCCACCGCCGCCCGCCTGAAGAGTGAACTCACGATTCCGGGCCTGGTGCAAACGATCGTGATTGGCCGCGCCGGTGGCCGCACGGGCGTTCCCGAAAGCGAAGCGCTCGAACGCCTGGCCTCCCTGAAGGCCTCCCTCTGCCTCTACCTGAGTGCCAGGCACGTGGAGGAGGTGCAGCGGGAGCTGCTGTTGCACTACCCACCCGAGACCCCTGTAGCGATTGGCTATCGAGTCAGCTGGCCGGATGAATGGATCAACGTTGTCCCCCTCAAGGACATCGACCGGGTGAGCCGCGAACGGGAGCTGATTCGCACGACGCTCTATGTGGTGAGTCCAGCGCTGGCGGCCCCGGGCGAGGCCCGCTCCAAGCTCTATTCAGCGAGCCACAACCACCTGTTCCGCGGCGGAGCCGAGTAG